DNA sequence from the Sardina pilchardus chromosome 23, fSarPil1.1, whole genome shotgun sequence genome:
ATCTTTGGTAGTCCAATATCCTTTCAGTAAGGCAGAAAAAAGAATCTGCATATTGTGAGAATTTTGCCACCTTGTTGTACATGTTGTGTGAGTGGCCTCTTATCCAAAAATTATCTTTAACATCTCACGTCATTTCTGAAGGCTTTCCAAGCTCACAAAGAAGAAAACTGGTGAGTTTCTATTATATATTAGTGTTTGTAGTTTTTATTTTAGGCTAGACCAAGATGAGAACTGCCCTGGGGTTGAGTcacaattacagtaaaaaaaaaaaaatcactttgtTCACCCATCGTCACATTGGATTCCAATGTACAGTATTGTGTGATGAAGTTGTGCCATGAAATATTACCTTTGAGATTAGGGTAAACTTAACTATGACCCCCTAGCTGACCAAGTGCCTGTTTGAGAAGACTCCTGCCATGATTGTAAACATTTACCATAATATCCCATAGCATCTGTGTCTCCAGCGTTCCCTTGTGACGTTGATTTGTGATTTTGCTGTTAGTAATGCTGTCTGGTATTTGCAGGGCATTGCCAATGATGTTTGCTGTTGCATTGGACTTACGGATATTCGCCAACAATGTGAGTTATCTTTAGTTGTGGGCTGAGGACATAAGTTCCTGTACTTGTTATGTggtgttttcatcttcagcacTGCATGGTATGTGACAGCATTGAATAGATATtagacagaggtggaaaaaatccagattcagaaagtaaaaatccaaccaatgagctgctctctgaagagttgtgctaattagaatcagctggtttaagtgaatggttggctcagatatgtggtaggacttttactttctgaagctggacttttccaccccTGGATATAGATATGGACAACATACGGATGTTGTGTCAGCAGCAGCCCTGGGCCACTTCAGATGACTGAACACAGAGAAAATGTTTTCCTTCAAACAGAACTATGATCAAATCAGTGAATGCGTTCAGTGAATTATTACAGAATGAACAACAATtccttcagtttttttttataataataataattattattattaaacattttatttaaaagtgCCTTTCTTGGCACTCAAGgtcaacatacatacatactgtacatacatacatgcataaaacatttaaaacacaacAATTAAATATGTATAAAAAGCAGCAGAACCGAGGTTAGATTAACCACTGAGATTAACCCTTTAGTCTCCTGTGTTCAGGCTgagcagcagctgctgaagaGAGGCAAGGAGAAGCTGGGGGACATGATTAACCCTTTAGTGTCCCGTGTTCAGGCTgagcagcagctgctgaagaGAGGCAAGGGGCAGCTGGGGACATGATTAACCCTTTAGTGTCCCGTGTTCAGGCTgagcagcagctgctgaagaGAGGCAAGGGGAAGCTGGGCGACATGATTAACCCTTTAGTGTCCCGTGTTCAGGCTgagcagcagctgctgaagaGAGGCAAGGGGAAGCTGGGGGACATGATTAACCCTTTAGTGTCCCGTGTTCAGGCTgagcagcagctgctgaagaGAGGCAAGGGGAAGCTGGGCGACATGCTTCGATTAACCCTTTAGTGTCCTGTGTTCAGGCTgagcagcagctgctgaagaGAGGCAAGGGGAAGCTGGGGGACATGATTAACCCTTTAGTTTCCTGTGTTCAGGCTGAGACATGATTAACCCTTTAGTGTCCTGTGTTCAGGCTgagcagcagctgctgaagaGAGGCAAGGGGAAGCTGGGCGACATGATTAACCCTTTAGTGTCCTGTGTTCAGGCTGAGACATGATTAACCCTTTAGTGTCCTGTGTTCAGGCTgagcagcagctgctgaagaGAGGCAAGGGGAAGCTGGAGGACATGATTAACCCTTTAGTGTCCTGTGTTCAGGCTgagcagcagctgctgaagaGAGGCAAGGGGAAGCTGGGCGACATGATTAACCCTTTAGTGTCCTGTGTTCAGGCTgagcagcagctgctgaagaGAGGCAAGGGGAAGCTGGGCGACATGCTTCGATTAACCCTTTAGTGTCCTGTGTTCAGGCTgagcagcagctgctgaagaGAGGCAAGGGGAAGCTGGGCGACATGATTAACCCTTTAGTGTCCTGTGTTCAGGCTgagcagcagctgctgaagaGAGGCAAGGGGAAGCTGGGCGACATGATTAACCCTTTAGTGTCCCGTGTTCAGGCTGAGCATGATTAACCCTTTAGTGTCCTGTGTTCAGGCTgagcagcagctgctgaagaGAGGCAAGGGGAAGCTGGGCGACATGATTAACCCTTTAGTGTCCCGTGTTCAGGCTGAGCATGATTAACCCTTTAGTGTCCCGTGTTCAGGCTGAGCATGATTAACCCTTTAGTTTCCCGTGTTCAGGCTgagcagcagctgctgaagaGAGGCAAAGGGAAGCTGGGCGACATGCTGGAGAAAGCCGCCGAACTGCTTATGAGCTGCTTCAGAGTGTGTGCCAGTGACAAGTAAGTATGCTGTAGTGAGTATACTGTAGTGAGTATACTGTAGAAGTGTACACACTGCTGctctcccagcacacacacaccatacacaagtGACAAGtaagtatactgtagtgtacacaCTGCCAGTCtcccagcacatacacaccatacacaggGTTCCCGCAGGTCATGGAatttcgagggctgagaaccaaaggggcgtaagtgacatttcaccaactttacaggagagccaaaacaaatctactgtaattgcttctatatgttcacagttaaaggcctctggtttttgttcaacaactttatatttataaatattttacttctataattttgtcagctagaaagagctcgtcaagatatatactgtataactcaatgttgaccaaaatgtcacttacgcccctttggttctcagccctcgatttcTGGAATACCTTAGGATTTTGATGAAGTATGTTCCAGACATGGGAAGTCAGGgattttttgtcatttgtacTTAACAAAACACATTAGTACAAAGGCCATATTCACCCCAATGCTCATCGAGATCCATTGgctacatatacagtagctacCCTTCATAAAAATGCAAGAGTCCATATCAAATATAACGATTTGAACTGTTTAAGCCCATAACTTTATAAATACACATTCAAACCAAAAACTAAGTGTGTACACACGTCCACATTTCAAACCCTGTGGTAGTGATTGGTTTCTGACACCCTCTAACACCCCAATAATTCATTCTCTAATGTTCTCCAGCCGTGCTGGCATTGACGACTCCAAGAAGTGGGGTATGCTCTTCCTCATCAACCAGCTCTTCAAGATCTACTTCAAGGTGTGAAGTCTATTTATCATATGCAATATGATTTACGTGAAGGTGTGAGGTCTATTTATCATATGTGATATGATCTACTTGAAGGTGTAAAGTCTATTTATCATATGTGATATGATTTTTGAACATCAGtgtcaatattccaaatgtctAAGTTTTGCCAGAATCACAAGTGCACGAGAAGCTTCACTGTCTGTCATGTGACTGAATTATTTGTAGCCTCTGTGTTGAGATAACTGCATTGGTTCAAATTGTAATTGTGATACTTTTGCAGCCTTTAGTACATAGGATTAACATGGAGTGTTTTTAAGAAGATTGATACTTTTCTGAATACTGTATGTCGTATAAACCTTCCATAGATCAGTAAGCTGCACTTGTGCAAACCTCTTATTCGGGCGATTGACAGCTCCAACCTTAAAGATGAGTACAGCATGGCACAGAGGATTACCTACAAATACTACGTTGGAAGGAAGGCCATGTTCGACAGCGACTTCAAGCTAGGTGAGAGGCCTTTTCCTCTGCCAGTAACTGTTTCTTAAACGGAGCCCtctgtttcttggtgttttaagcccccaaacattgtcttcaaggcagcactgcctggaaggtgatagggttaggcatgggttaaggttaggtttggGATTAgggttagtgttagtgttagtgttagtgttagtgatagtgatagtgatagtgatagtgatagggttagtgttagtgttagtgataGTGTTAGtgatagtgttagtgttagtgatagtgttagtgatagtgatagtgatagtgatagtgatagtgatagggttagtgttagtgttagtgataGGTTGGGGATTAGTGTTAGTGATAGTGTTAGtgatagtgttagtgttagtgttagtgttagtgttagtgttagtgttaggtTAGGTTTGGgattagtgttagtgttagtgttaggtTGGGGATTAGTGttagtgatagtgatagtgttagtgttagtgatagtgatagtgttagtgatagtgatagtgatagagttagtgttagtgttagtgttaggtTAGGTTTGGgattagtgttagtgttagtgttagtgttagtgttagtgttagtgatagtgatagtgatagtgatagtgatagtgatagtgatagtgttagtgttagtgttagtgatagtgatagtgatagtgatagtgatagtgatagtgatagtgttagtgttagtgttagtgttagtgatagtgatagtgatagtgatagtgatagtgatagtgatagtgatagtgatagtgttagtgttagtgttagtgttagtgatagtgatagtgatagtgatagtgatagtgatagtgttagtgttagtgttagtgttagtgttagtgttagggtTAGTGTTAGGGTTAGTGTTAGGTTAGGTTTAGGTGGCTTTAAGTCAACGGTGGCAgggctgcctggaagacgacgttgggggcttaaaacaccatcaaGCGTTTCCTCTAGTACGAACAACGGGGAAGGGAACACTCCTGCAATGTTAGACTGCCTTAAGTCTGAAAATAGCCACATAAacttttattgtttattgttattttttattatttattatttaccaattattattatttgctcTTGTTAAAGGAATATAATAATAGGCTATTCAAAATGTTAAAGATGGTGcacaaattaaatgaaatgcTGCTAAATGCAACAATACAAAACACAGCCTGTGACATCGATGAAGTGGAGAAGCGTGctgaaattattatttcaactttttttaatttatcaTTTTCCAGCTGAGGGTTATTTGTCTTTTGCCTTTCAACACTGCCATCGGTCCtgtcagagaaacaaaagaTTGATCCTCATCTATCTACTTCCTGTCAAGATGCTCTTGGTAAGACACAGATAATTTGAGCTCCTTGGGTCAATTGCATTGCGTTTAAGTGTGCTATATGAATAAGTGTGACTTGACTAATGCAGGTTATGCATGTGTCATAGAGTGGGTAAACaagtaaatacatacacatgtcaTACACATGTCTTATTTGATgtatgttgtcttatttgttgttttacatgtatttcagtttgtttgtgtgtttgttgtactaactaaaaaacacaataaaaaagttgataacaaaaaaaaacaagtaaataCATAGATAATTCAGTGAGCAAcaatatacaaataaaaaaaaaatgatgtctGCCAATCCAGACAGGAACTCGTATTTCCTTCCTCTGACTTTTAgattgctttttttcccccccttttcatTAATTCTGTTTTGTagttaatatatattttttaattccATGTTTCTGCAATAAACAAAGTTTGTAGCAGAAGCATGGAGGGCATGTAACTGAAGCGTACAAGAGGTGATGGTGGCATAGGACATTTTGGAAAAGATATTAGACCAATCTTCTAAAACAGTCTTACACTCCGTGAACAGAGTGCTTTAGTTATGTGCCTGCTGTAGTCTCAAGAACGCGAAGGGGCCAGATTTTATTTTcactatttttattttttatatatatacagccctgattgtctcacacacattttccatcCTTTGCCTCTCAGGGTCACATGCCAACGCATTCACTCCTGCAGAAGTACGACCTCATGCAGTTCACAGACGTCACCAAAGCTGTTGGGTACGCAAACCTGTCACTCCCTAACGTCGGCAAacatctttttatttattcaagAGCAATGGTCCTCATATCAGTCCCCGTTGACATCATTGCCCCCTAGTGGGCAAGGCCACTCTTGCAGCTACTCGGAGATGCaattttctagttattcttacaattcaaaatattattatataCTTGTGCTATTACATATATGTAAttatatacacagtataataTTACATGATATTATTATACTGATATGATACTACACTTAGCTATGGTTCTCATATCAGTCCCCATTAGTTCTTCTtacaattgttttgttttgttattctttcttttgtcttttattgTGATTGAGTTACCTCTTTCTGTAACAACCACAATTACCAACATTTTCCACCAACATTGTTGTTCTGCagtaaagtatatctatctatatgctTTCTAATCTGTATTGCATctggtctctgtctgtctaaaaAAAATAACTTTCCCTTCCTCGTCCCACCTTGTGAAAAGTGAGGGAAACCTGTTGCTGCTGAATGAGGCGCTCACTAAACACGAAACCTTCTTCATCCGCTGTGgcatcttcctcatcctcgAGAAGCTGAAGATCATCACCTACAGAAACCTCTTCAAAAAAGTGTATGTGTCCTCGTAGACCTGAGCGGCTATTTTAAAAGCTGAATATGTATGTGGGCATTACCGTTGAACATTTACATAATTATATGCCTTTCGTTCCAGCTCATAAGAAAGAAATTATGGTTAAACTTCACAATAAATCAGTAAAGAAAATATTGTTATTAAAGAATCAAtgttcaccggagcaactcagatgtgaagttttAGATATTTTTTGCGGTGCCTGCTCACATTGTGGACTAACTTTTTGATGAATGAAGACGTGGCAaacatcgaaacgttagtccACAATGTTGGCACCTTAATAAATATCTAAAACTTCACCTCTGAGTTACTCTGGTGAACCTTGATTCTTTGCTACAGTTTGTCCTTTCCCATTGACGCACCAGATAGTGATTCTCAGGAGCACAGAGGACATTTAGTTTTTTCTACaaaatattgttattattattatcatcattattatcttAGTTCAGAATTTGACTGTAGCTTCTCTATTGGCAGGTATCATCTCTTGAGAACTCACCAGCTGCCCCTAGATGCCTTTCTTGTGGCTCTCAAGATGatgcaggtggaggaggtggatatCGATGAGGTGCAGTGCCTCCTGGCCAACCTCATCTACATGGTAAGACCACAGCTCACAAACCCGTAATGCCATACCCTCGTTTGTCTTCACTAAATTCGATAGGTCCATTCATAAAAACAGAAAAGTACATAAAAGCTCAACTGAATTTGAAACAAGCCAGCCATGTGGTGGTACTGCAAGccaaacatttatattttcttttacTCTGGCATACTAAGTCTATCTTCAGAAGTCTATGTGCCTCATCCTTAAGTAACTTCTCCAAAATCCAACTTTTTCTTCATTTGCCTGGTGAAACAATAGGTCAACAGGCCACTTGTGGCTATTTTTAATCTTTCTTCGCAAGTGAGAACACTTTTCTGATCTTTAGATTGTTGGGTGTTATATATTATAAGGCTTGTTTATATTTTGTACAGTAATTGTAAACATGTCATTTTTGTCGTGTATAACAGTTACATGTATCTGTCGTAGGGTCACATCAAAGGCTACATCTCTCATCAGCATCAGAAACTTGTCGTCAGCAAACAGAACCCCTTCCCTGCTCTGTCTACTGTGTCCTGAGGAACCCATGATGCAGCCCTGTTGATTTATTCCcctctgaaatacacacacctcctctcagtGCACTCTATCAAGAAGTGCTCATCCAGGATTTTACTGATGCCACTGAATTCTTTTGTACTGTATCTAAAATAATGCCCCCCAATTCATTTTAATGATATAGTTTCTGCTGAACCCTTTGGGATTCATG
Encoded proteins:
- the pcid2 gene encoding PCI domain-containing protein 2 yields the protein MAHITINQYLQQVVEAIDTRDGTFCAELLSFKHPHVANPRLQLSSPEEKCQQVLEPPYDEMVAAHLRCIYAVSNHDFVDAYKCQSLVVQSFLKAFQAHKEENWALPMMFAVALDLRIFANNAEQQLLKRGKGKLGDMLEKAAELLMSCFRVCASDNRAGIDDSKKWGMLFLINQLFKIYFKISKLHLCKPLIRAIDSSNLKDEYSMAQRITYKYYVGRKAMFDSDFKLAEGYLSFAFQHCHRSCQRNKRLILIYLLPVKMLLGHMPTHSLLQKYDLMQFTDVTKAVGEGNLLLLNEALTKHETFFIRCGIFLILEKLKIITYRNLFKKVYHLLRTHQLPLDAFLVALKMMQVEEVDIDEVQCLLANLIYMGHIKGYISHQHQKLVVSKQNPFPALSTVS